A stretch of the Comamonas testosteroni TK102 genome encodes the following:
- a CDS encoding tripartite tricarboxylate transporter substrate binding protein: MQGLGDFRKAWLAAAAGLMLVNSAAAQGKWPERPITLVVPFVAGGGTDSIARDIASQLSNRFGQPVVVDNKGGAGGSIGANFVAKAKADGYTLLFATSTFATNAAIDPKLPYKPETDFAPVAMIGRGPLLLVTNKALGAKSVADLPRIARTREGGINYCSAGAGSINHLSGELFRQQATLPMTHVPFKGSGPAALELLAGRVDAFFATVPTILPHLKTGKLELLAVTSAQRSSLFPQVPTMAEAGIKGYDVTTWWGVLAPAGASPEIVNQLNQAVNAAAAAEPVRLRLKHEGATPISLSPKAFAAELHDELGKWKAVASKPGMEL, from the coding sequence ATGCAAGGCTTGGGTGATTTCAGAAAAGCGTGGCTCGCCGCTGCCGCTGGATTGATGCTGGTGAACTCGGCAGCAGCGCAGGGAAAGTGGCCCGAGCGTCCCATCACACTGGTTGTTCCTTTTGTGGCAGGTGGTGGTACAGACAGCATCGCACGTGACATTGCCAGCCAGTTGTCAAATCGCTTTGGTCAACCAGTTGTCGTTGACAACAAGGGTGGGGCAGGTGGCTCCATAGGTGCGAACTTTGTGGCAAAAGCCAAGGCCGATGGCTATACGCTGCTGTTTGCAACATCCACTTTCGCGACGAACGCAGCCATTGATCCAAAGCTGCCCTACAAGCCGGAAACTGACTTTGCTCCGGTGGCAATGATCGGTCGTGGGCCTCTGCTTTTGGTAACCAACAAGGCTCTGGGAGCGAAGTCGGTCGCGGATCTGCCAAGGATTGCCAGAACACGCGAAGGCGGCATCAATTACTGTTCAGCTGGCGCAGGCAGCATCAACCACCTGTCTGGCGAACTTTTCAGGCAGCAGGCGACGCTTCCAATGACGCATGTCCCTTTCAAAGGCAGCGGCCCTGCTGCGCTGGAACTGCTGGCAGGTCGTGTGGATGCATTCTTTGCCACGGTGCCGACCATTCTTCCGCACCTCAAGACCGGCAAGCTGGAGCTTCTGGCCGTCACCAGTGCTCAGCGCTCCAGCCTGTTTCCGCAGGTGCCCACCATGGCAGAAGCCGGGATCAAGGGCTATGACGTGACCACATGGTGGGGTGTGCTTGCGCCCGCCGGGGCGTCACCAGAGATCGTGAATCAGCTCAATCAAGCCGTTAATGCAGCCGCCGCTGCTGAGCCAGTGCGCTTGCGTCTCAAGCATGAAGGCGCAACGCCTATTTCCCTGAGCCCGAAAGCCTTTGCCGCGGAACTTCACGATGAGTTGGGCAAATGGAAAGCTGTGGCAAGCAAGCCCGGCATGGAGCTCTGA
- a CDS encoding LysR family transcriptional regulator, with the protein MNFDIADLKAFVAVAELASFKRAAELLHISQPALSRRVEKLEQALSLKLLERTTRKVELNAMGRVFLPRAQHVLAELEASLIGMTELNERLHGLVTIACIPSVVDTVVASAIHQIKKQFPRIRLRILDQPAADILLTVARSEVDFGIGYLGASEPDLDFEELASESFVLACRKDHPLATRSSICWSELAHQDCVTQAQGSGNRLLIDQALSNTVTRPHWVCEVQHVPSLLSLVRRGVGVGAVPQHAISGTDLCGIPLVEPQVLRSIGLISRRGKALSAMAQELQRALRLVHIQQLN; encoded by the coding sequence ATGAATTTCGACATTGCTGATCTCAAAGCCTTTGTGGCTGTGGCAGAGCTGGCCAGTTTCAAGCGCGCAGCCGAGTTGCTGCACATCTCCCAACCGGCCTTATCGAGACGAGTCGAAAAACTGGAGCAAGCCCTGTCGCTCAAGCTCCTGGAGCGCACCACTCGCAAAGTGGAACTCAATGCCATGGGACGTGTGTTCTTGCCTCGTGCCCAGCATGTGCTGGCCGAACTGGAGGCCTCTCTGATTGGGATGACCGAACTCAACGAACGGCTGCACGGTCTGGTGACCATTGCCTGCATCCCTTCTGTCGTGGATACAGTGGTGGCGAGCGCCATCCATCAGATCAAGAAGCAGTTCCCTCGCATTCGGCTGCGCATCCTGGATCAACCCGCTGCAGACATCCTGCTGACCGTGGCGCGCTCCGAAGTGGATTTCGGAATCGGCTATCTCGGAGCCAGCGAGCCTGACCTCGACTTCGAAGAACTGGCTTCGGAGTCTTTTGTGCTGGCCTGCCGCAAAGACCATCCTCTGGCCACCCGCAGCAGCATTTGCTGGAGTGAGCTGGCACATCAGGACTGTGTCACTCAAGCGCAAGGCAGCGGCAATCGCCTGCTCATCGACCAGGCTCTGTCAAACACCGTCACCCGACCCCATTGGGTATGCGAAGTTCAACATGTCCCCAGCCTGCTCAGCCTGGTTCGGCGCGGGGTGGGCGTGGGCGCGGTCCCTCAGCACGCAATCAGCGGGACCGATCTCTGCGGCATCCCGTTGGTAGAGCCGCAGGTATTGCGCAGCATCGGTTTGATCTCGCGACGGGGCAAGGCTCTTTCTGCCATGGCTCAGGAACTCCAGAGGGCATTGCGACTGGTTCATATCCAGCAGTTGAACTGA